One genomic window of Quercus robur chromosome 6, dhQueRobu3.1, whole genome shotgun sequence includes the following:
- the LOC126732955 gene encoding DUF21 domain-containing protein At2g14520-like has protein sequence MAVEYSCCETAFIIRVILITLLVLFAGLMSGLTLGLMSMSLVELEVLVKSGTPSDRKHAAKILPVVRRQHLLLCTLLICNAVAMETLPIFLDSLVTAWGAIVISVTLVLLFGEILPQAVCTRYGLAIGAAVAPFVQILVWICFPVAYPISKLLDRFLGKDHDALYRRAELKTLVDLHSNEAGKGGELTRDETMIIAGALELTKKTARDAMTPISKTFAIDINAKLDRDLMKLILEKGHSRVPVYYEQPRNIIGLILVKNLLTVHPTDEVPARNVTIRKILRVSENMPLYVLLNEFQKGHSHMAVVVGEHGSQIEQPSTENPTDVREVRVDIHVERHPQEKSLKSRRALKKLKSLSMNRGLSKTKTKTKTKKWSKDFHPEVLNINDELLPNFSEEGEAIGIITLEDVIEEVLQEEIYDETDHRDGS, from the exons ATGGCTGTAGAGTATAGCTGTTGTGAAACAGCATTTATCATTCGGGTAATACTTATAACTTTGCTAGTATTGTTCGCTGGGCTCATGTCTGGGCTCACGTTAGGGCTCATGTCGATGAGCCTGGTCGAACTTGAAGTTCTTGTCAAGTCTGGAACACCCAGTGATCGTAAACATGCGG CGAAGATATTGCCAGTTGTGAGAAGGCAGCATTTATTGCTTTGCACCCTCTTAATCTGCAATGCTGTTGCAATGGAG ACGCTTCCAATTTTTCTGGATAGTTTGGTCACAGCCTGGGGTGCTATCGTTATTTCAGTAACTTTGGTACTTTTGTTTGGTGAG attttaccCCAGGCTGTTTGCACTCGATATGGTTTGGCAATTGGTGCAGCAGTGGCTCCATTTGTCCAGATACTTGTCTGGATTTGTTTTCCTGTTGCTTATCCAATAAGCAAG CTATTAGATCGCTTTTTGGGGAAAGACCATGATGCACTTTATCGTCGAGCTGAACTGAAGACATTAGTTGATTTGCACAGTAATGAG GCTGGAAAAGGTGGAGAACTGACACGAGATGAAACAATGATCATTGCAGGAGCGCTTGAACTAACTAAAAAAACAGCAAGGGACGCAATGACTCCTATATCTAAAACTTTTGCAATTGACATCAATGCCAAACTCGACAG GGATTTGATGAAGCTAATTTTGGAGAAAGGGCATAGCAGAGTGCCAGTATATTATGAGCAACCGAGAAACATCATCGGACTTATATTG GTGAAGAACTTATTAACTGTCCATCCAACTGATGAAGTACCTGCAAGGAATGTCACTATTCGCAAGATTTTGAG GGTGTCAGAAAATATGCCTCTGTATGTCTTACTAAATGAGTTTCAAAAAGGTCATAGCCATATGGCTGTTGTTGTTGGAGAGCACGGCAGTCAAATAGAGCAGCCATCAACTGAAAACCCAACTGATG TAAGAGAAGTGAGGGTGGACATTCATGTTGAAAGGCATCCTCAAGAGAAAAGTCTGAAGAGCAGGAGAGCACTTAAGAAGTTGAAGAGTCTATCAATGAATAGAGGATTATCCAAGACCAAGACCAAGACCAAGACCAAGAAATGGTCGAAGGACTTCCACCCAGAAGTCCTGAATATCAATGATGAGCTACTTCCAAATTTCAGCGAAGAAGGGGAAGCTATTGGTATTATAACACTGGAAGATGTCATTGAAGAGGTCCTACAG GAGGAAATCTATGATGAGACAGATCATCGTGATGGGAGTTAA